A region of Drosophila mauritiana strain mau12 chromosome 3L, ASM438214v1, whole genome shotgun sequence DNA encodes the following proteins:
- the LOC117139230 gene encoding prominin-like protein isoform X1: MQSTMGEVAATVEPLAAVKSKSMRSRKRRQRRRRQIAYLAICGLSVAIFGFALATLIRPTTAQADADPGSWRKGYVGHGTTHEQLGQPHWPPVEYTVYRPTTNYTKAPPPPTSAMNPIFNFTHFLYDKVLYRDEPIPEGYIVVKNSDTLSLGPKVEENDWRDLLAHYWMVLIWVFILVVLIIVIPFIAVCYCCFCCCRRCRQGCPPCTSKQDAQRRFCCGICLLILIIGLIFGIIIAFVTNKMIDSGFAETSETMKRGSEDTCTYLKDVADHVYHLMMYNYEEMETHVLDQLTHAHRHIFLDLSDTSESNSLAEMERVLENMPEALELMRQVEKMEKDLRFYGSQLRDGVRGIKRDVNFAVANLCQLQMCQKFLISSNIEHIDSSQCLHFDNLPNTKEFVEGMENIVANEYYAIPQRGLSRLKKVSDKVKTQLSFVVPPMMRDLTKGRTIFREQATSVRNIVEGVLSDIHLKTLHSTKSFEDVYERFGHDRNVVSLIVCLLILLVLFILIFALLCGCFGRRRTGYGDECCSKSTGATCLLLAILLIFCVFSFIALVGLFYFMLGMVTYQGACAPLRDQENNTLFRQLDASIDLNHYLPPSETNKEAVQPLKMSSAIRACHANQTIFEMMRQHNIYDINDLSRIKVMSHSQDNTDSIKVFDEDLSTVVLLTKEERDELNTAGESKLAKYHSSLYMPSLCTQFTPMNLNALSEQLYKLSNDLEYPAYGWAKVSFWNEGLNTKAFYRNFVPKLTSIVEKMKANLKKIDELISYENHDFTNTIKILTATAVNSEQFIQTRGKDYINTLGGNLTKSIDQMIDDYIDMIIKEANESVGHCAPLSYIYYRGVDLICHRIVDPINGFWVGILLCALLFLPILFVAHRLMCLYKKIYPYLATVGAAGVVEGGSDYLYDAYSERDREHVPLANVPKKRRKAYERRREQQDYFEDASPSVSRGNRSGGDRGGGGGDGAPGSSSMRYNDMAPTHWDHEPPRYHNPPAAPPSSEYERPPPYYYPGASEQD; the protein is encoded by the exons ATGCAGTCAACCATGGGCGAAGTAGCTGCCACGGTCGAGCCTCTGGCCGCGGTCAAGTCGAAGTCCATGCGATCCCGGAAGAGACGGCAGCGTCGTAGGCGACAGATAGCCTATCTGGCCATATGTGGATTAAGTGTAGCCATATTCGGCTTCGCATTGGCCACGCTGATCAGGCCCACAACCGCCCAGGCTGATGCAGATCCCGGGAGCTGGCGCAAGGGATATGTGGGCCATGGCACCACGCACGAACAGCTTGGCCAGCCCCATTGGCCACCAGTCGAGTACACCGTATACCGGCCGACGACCAACTACACAAAGGCACCACCACCTCCCACGTCGGCTATGAAccccattttcaattttacaCACTTTCTATATGACAAGGTTCTTTATAGGGATGAACCTATTCCGGAGG GTTACATTGTGGTAAAGAATTCGGACACTTTGAGCTTGGGTCCCAAggtggaggagaacgactggcggGATCTATTGGCCCATTATTGGATGGTTCTCATCTGGGTTTTTATTCTCGTGGTGCTCATTATAGTCATACCGTTCATTGC CGTTTGCTATTGCTGTTTCTGTTGCTGCCGACGATGTCGACAGGGATGTCCTCCGTGCACGAGCAAACAGGATGCTCAGCGGCGCTTCTGTTGTGGCATCTGTCTGTTGATCCTCATCATCGGACTGAT CTTTGGCATCATTATCGCCTTTGTGACCAACAAAATGATTGACAGCGGCTTTGCCGAGACATCCGAGACAATGAAGCGCGGCAGCGAGGACACTTGCACTTATCTGAAGGATGTAGCCGATCACGTTTACCATCTGATGATGTACAACTACGAAGAGATGGAGACTCATGTGCTTGATCAATTAACCC ACGCTCACCGGCACATATTTTTGGATCTCTCCGACACATCGGAGAGTAATTCCTTGGCAGAAATGGAGCGGGTTTTGGAGAACATGCCCGAGGCTCTGGAGCTGATGAGGCAAGTGGAGAAGATGGAGAAGGATCTGCGCTTCTATGGCTCCCAATTAAGAGATG GCGTCCGTGGCATTAAACGAGATGTCAACTTCGCAGTAGCCAATCTCTGTCAATTGCAGATGTGCCAGAAGTTCCTGATTAGCAGCAATATCGAACATATTGATTCCTCGCAGTGCCTGCACTTCGACAAC CTCCCGAACACCAAAGAATTTGTAGAGGGAATGGAGAATATAGTTGCAAATGAGTATTACGCTATACCTCAACGGGGACTCTCGCGTCTGAAAAAGGTTAGCGACAAGGTGAAGACGCAACTGTCTTTCGTGGTACCTCCCATGATGCGGGACTTAACGAAGGGCAGGACGATCTTCCGAGAACAGGCGACTAGTGTTCGCAACATTGTGGAGGGAGTACTAAGTGATATCCATTTAAAAACTCTGCACTCGACCAAGTCATTTGAGGACGTCTACGAGCGGTTTGGCCATGATAGAAACGTTGTCAGCCTGATTGTGTGCTTGCTTATCCTTCTG gtactttttattttgatCTTTGCCCTACTGTGCGGTTGCTTTGGGCGCCGACGAACTGGATATGGTGATGAATGCTGCAGCAAGTCCACCGGAGCCACCTGCCTGCTTCT AGCCATACTGCTGATATTCTGCGTTTTCTCCTTCATCGCACTGGTTGGACTTTTCTACTTTATGCTGGGCATGGTAACCTACCAGGGTGCCTGTGCACCACTGAGAGATCAGGAGAACAACACATTGTTCCGGCAACTGGACGCGTCTATAGATCTGAATCACTATTTGCCGCCATCTGAAACTAACAAGGAAGCGGTGCAACCACTAAAAATGTCGAGTGCAATCAGGGCTTGCCACGCCAATCAGACCATTTTCGAGATGATGCGTCAGCATAACATATATGACATTAATGATCTGTCGCGCATAAAGGTGATGTCACACTCACAGGACAATACAGATTCGATCAAGGTCTTCGACGAGGATTTGTCCACCGTGGTACTCCTGACGAAGGAAGAACGTGACGAGTTAAACACAGCGGGCGAGAGCAAGCTTGCGAAGTACCATAGCTCCCTGTACATGCCAAGTCTGTGCACCCAGTTCACGCCCATGAACCTGAACGCCCTGTCCGAGCAGCTGTACAAGCTATCCAACGATCTGGAGTATCCGGCATACGGGTGGGCCAAGGTGTCATTCTGGAATGAGGGCCTCAACACCAAGGCCTTCTATCGCAATTTCGTACCGAAGCTTACGAGCATCGTAGAGAAGATGAAGGCCAATCTAAAGAAGATCGACGAGTTAATTTCGTACGAGAACCACGACTTTACCAATACAATCAAAATTCTCACTGCCACGGCCGTCAACTCTGAACAGTTCATCCAAACGCGCGGCAAGGACTACATCAACACCCTAGGAGGCAATCTGACGAAGTCCATTGACCAGATGATAGACGACTACATAGATATGATTATAAAGGAAGCCAACGAAAGTGTGGGTCATTGTGCACCCCTGTCGTACATATATTATCGTGGAGTCGATTTGATTTGCCACCGTATCGTGGATCCCATT AATGGATTCTGGGTAGGCATACTGCTGTGCGCCCTGCTCTTCCTGCCCATCCTCTTCGTGGCCCACCGCCTGATGTGCCTCTACAAGAAAATCTATCCTTACCTGGCTACCGTAGGAGCCGCTGGAGTGGTCGAGGGCGG AAGCGACTATCTGTACGATGCTTATAGTGAACGTGATCGTGAACATGTACCATTGGCTAA CGTTCCCAAGAAGCGTCGCAAGGCCTACGAGCGGCGACGTGAGCAGCAGGATTACTTCGAGGACGCCTCGCCCAGCGTTTCGCGGGGCAACCGGTCTGGCGGAGACCGTGGTGGCGGCGGAGGCGATGGAGCTcctggcagcagcagcatgcgTTACAACGACATGGCGCCAAC GCACTGGGACCACGAGCCACCACGATACCACAATCCCCCAGCTGCGCCGCCATCCTCGGAGTACGAGCGTCCGCCGCCCTACTACTATCCGGGTGCCTCCGAGCAGGATTAG
- the LOC117139230 gene encoding prominin-like protein isoform X3, translated as MQSTMGEVAATVEPLAAVKSKSMRSRKRRQRRRRQIAYLAICGLSVAIFGFALATLIRPTTAQADADPGSWRKGYVGHGTTHEQLGQPHWPPVEYTVYRPTTNYTKAPPPPTSAMNPIFNFTHFLYDKVLYRDEPIPEGYIVVKNSDTLSLGPKVEENDWRDLLAHYWMVLIWVFILVVLIIVIPFIAVCYCCFCCCRRCRQGCPPCTSKQDAQRRFCCGICLLILIIGLIFGIIIAFVTNKMIDSGFAETSETMKRGSEDTCTYLKDVADHVYHLMMYNYEEMETHVLDQLTHAHRHIFLDLSDTSESNSLAEMERVLENMPEALELMRQVEKMEKDLRFYGSQLRDGVRGIKRDVNFAVANLCQLQMCQKFLISSNIEHIDSSQCLHFDNLPNTKEFVEGMENIVANEYYAIPQRGLSRLKKVSDKVKTQLSFVVPPMMRDLTKGRTIFREQATSVRNIVEGVLSDIHLKTLHSTKSFEDVYERFGHDRNVVSLIVCLLILLVLFILIFALLCGCFGRRRTGYGDECCSKSTGATCLLLAILLIFCVFSFIALVGLFYFMLGMVTYQGACAPLRDQENNTLFRQLDASIDLNHYLPPSETNKEAVQPLKMSSAIRACHANQTIFEMMRQHNIYDINDLSRIKVMSHSQDNTDSIKVFDEDLSTVVLLTKEERDELNTAGESKLAKYHSSLYMPSLCTQFTPMNLNALSEQLYKLSNDLEYPAYGWAKVSFWNEGLNTKAFYRNFVPKLTSIVEKMKANLKKIDELISYENHDFTNTIKILTATAVNSEQFIQTRGKDYINTLGGNLTKSIDQMIDDYIDMIIKEANESVGHCAPLSYIYYRGVDLICHRIVDPINGFWVGILLCALLFLPILFVAHRLMCLYKKIYPYLATVGAAGVVEGGCPICTGAPYVPPPIVTCSGGQQAYCGCPSGAPTRGDGGEDAIQADEARAVSWDEIEVTLKKSDRDLSASKSKTD; from the exons ATGCAGTCAACCATGGGCGAAGTAGCTGCCACGGTCGAGCCTCTGGCCGCGGTCAAGTCGAAGTCCATGCGATCCCGGAAGAGACGGCAGCGTCGTAGGCGACAGATAGCCTATCTGGCCATATGTGGATTAAGTGTAGCCATATTCGGCTTCGCATTGGCCACGCTGATCAGGCCCACAACCGCCCAGGCTGATGCAGATCCCGGGAGCTGGCGCAAGGGATATGTGGGCCATGGCACCACGCACGAACAGCTTGGCCAGCCCCATTGGCCACCAGTCGAGTACACCGTATACCGGCCGACGACCAACTACACAAAGGCACCACCACCTCCCACGTCGGCTATGAAccccattttcaattttacaCACTTTCTATATGACAAGGTTCTTTATAGGGATGAACCTATTCCGGAGG GTTACATTGTGGTAAAGAATTCGGACACTTTGAGCTTGGGTCCCAAggtggaggagaacgactggcggGATCTATTGGCCCATTATTGGATGGTTCTCATCTGGGTTTTTATTCTCGTGGTGCTCATTATAGTCATACCGTTCATTGC CGTTTGCTATTGCTGTTTCTGTTGCTGCCGACGATGTCGACAGGGATGTCCTCCGTGCACGAGCAAACAGGATGCTCAGCGGCGCTTCTGTTGTGGCATCTGTCTGTTGATCCTCATCATCGGACTGAT CTTTGGCATCATTATCGCCTTTGTGACCAACAAAATGATTGACAGCGGCTTTGCCGAGACATCCGAGACAATGAAGCGCGGCAGCGAGGACACTTGCACTTATCTGAAGGATGTAGCCGATCACGTTTACCATCTGATGATGTACAACTACGAAGAGATGGAGACTCATGTGCTTGATCAATTAACCC ACGCTCACCGGCACATATTTTTGGATCTCTCCGACACATCGGAGAGTAATTCCTTGGCAGAAATGGAGCGGGTTTTGGAGAACATGCCCGAGGCTCTGGAGCTGATGAGGCAAGTGGAGAAGATGGAGAAGGATCTGCGCTTCTATGGCTCCCAATTAAGAGATG GCGTCCGTGGCATTAAACGAGATGTCAACTTCGCAGTAGCCAATCTCTGTCAATTGCAGATGTGCCAGAAGTTCCTGATTAGCAGCAATATCGAACATATTGATTCCTCGCAGTGCCTGCACTTCGACAAC CTCCCGAACACCAAAGAATTTGTAGAGGGAATGGAGAATATAGTTGCAAATGAGTATTACGCTATACCTCAACGGGGACTCTCGCGTCTGAAAAAGGTTAGCGACAAGGTGAAGACGCAACTGTCTTTCGTGGTACCTCCCATGATGCGGGACTTAACGAAGGGCAGGACGATCTTCCGAGAACAGGCGACTAGTGTTCGCAACATTGTGGAGGGAGTACTAAGTGATATCCATTTAAAAACTCTGCACTCGACCAAGTCATTTGAGGACGTCTACGAGCGGTTTGGCCATGATAGAAACGTTGTCAGCCTGATTGTGTGCTTGCTTATCCTTCTG gtactttttattttgatCTTTGCCCTACTGTGCGGTTGCTTTGGGCGCCGACGAACTGGATATGGTGATGAATGCTGCAGCAAGTCCACCGGAGCCACCTGCCTGCTTCT AGCCATACTGCTGATATTCTGCGTTTTCTCCTTCATCGCACTGGTTGGACTTTTCTACTTTATGCTGGGCATGGTAACCTACCAGGGTGCCTGTGCACCACTGAGAGATCAGGAGAACAACACATTGTTCCGGCAACTGGACGCGTCTATAGATCTGAATCACTATTTGCCGCCATCTGAAACTAACAAGGAAGCGGTGCAACCACTAAAAATGTCGAGTGCAATCAGGGCTTGCCACGCCAATCAGACCATTTTCGAGATGATGCGTCAGCATAACATATATGACATTAATGATCTGTCGCGCATAAAGGTGATGTCACACTCACAGGACAATACAGATTCGATCAAGGTCTTCGACGAGGATTTGTCCACCGTGGTACTCCTGACGAAGGAAGAACGTGACGAGTTAAACACAGCGGGCGAGAGCAAGCTTGCGAAGTACCATAGCTCCCTGTACATGCCAAGTCTGTGCACCCAGTTCACGCCCATGAACCTGAACGCCCTGTCCGAGCAGCTGTACAAGCTATCCAACGATCTGGAGTATCCGGCATACGGGTGGGCCAAGGTGTCATTCTGGAATGAGGGCCTCAACACCAAGGCCTTCTATCGCAATTTCGTACCGAAGCTTACGAGCATCGTAGAGAAGATGAAGGCCAATCTAAAGAAGATCGACGAGTTAATTTCGTACGAGAACCACGACTTTACCAATACAATCAAAATTCTCACTGCCACGGCCGTCAACTCTGAACAGTTCATCCAAACGCGCGGCAAGGACTACATCAACACCCTAGGAGGCAATCTGACGAAGTCCATTGACCAGATGATAGACGACTACATAGATATGATTATAAAGGAAGCCAACGAAAGTGTGGGTCATTGTGCACCCCTGTCGTACATATATTATCGTGGAGTCGATTTGATTTGCCACCGTATCGTGGATCCCATT AATGGATTCTGGGTAGGCATACTGCTGTGCGCCCTGCTCTTCCTGCCCATCCTCTTCGTGGCCCACCGCCTGATGTGCCTCTACAAGAAAATCTATCCTTACCTGGCTACCGTAGGAGCCGCTGGAGTGGTCGAGGGCGG CTGTCCCATTTGCACGGGTGCTCCGTATGTGCCACCGCCTATAGTCACCTGCTCCGGCGGGCAGCAGGCTTATTGCGGCTGCCCCTCGGGGGCACCCACCCGCGGTGACGGTGGTGAAGATGCAATCCAAGCTGACGAAGCACGTGCAGTTTCCTGGGACGAGATTGAGGTGACCTTAAAGAAGTCAGATCGTGATCTCTCCGCCAGCAAAAGCAAGACAGACTAA
- the LOC117139230 gene encoding prominin-like protein isoform X2 — translation MQSTMGEVAATVEPLAAVKSKSMRSRKRRQRRRRQIAYLAICGLSVAIFGFALATLIRPTTAQADADPGSWRKGYVGHGTTHEQLGQPHWPPVEYTVYRPTTNYTKAPPPPTSAMNPIFNFTHFLYDKVLYRDEPIPEGYIVVKNSDTLSLGPKVEENDWRDLLAHYWMVLIWVFILVVLIIVIPFIAVCYCCFCCCRRCRQGCPPCTSKQDAQRRFCCGICLLILIIGLIFGIIIAFVTNKMIDSGFAETSETMKRGSEDTCTYLKDVADHVYHLMMYNYEEMETHVLDQLTHAHRHIFLDLSDTSESNSLAEMERVLENMPEALELMRQVEKMEKDLRFYGSQLRDGVRGIKRDVNFAVANLCQLQMCQKFLISSNIEHIDSSQCLHFDNLPNTKEFVEGMENIVANEYYAIPQRGLSRLKKVSDKVKTQLSFVVPPMMRDLTKGRTIFREQATSVRNIVEGVLSDIHLKTLHSTKSFEDVYERFGHDRNVVSLIVCLLILLVLFILIFALLCGCFGRRRTGYGDECCSKSTGATCLLLAILLIFCVFSFIALVGLFYFMLGMVTYQGACAPLRDQENNTLFRQLDASIDLNHYLPPSETNKEAVQPLKMSSAIRACHANQTIFEMMRQHNIYDINDLSRIKVMSHSQDNTDSIKVFDEDLSTVVLLTKEERDELNTAGESKLAKYHSSLYMPSLCTQFTPMNLNALSEQLYKLSNDLEYPAYGWAKVSFWNEGLNTKAFYRNFVPKLTSIVEKMKANLKKIDELISYENHDFTNTIKILTATAVNSEQFIQTRGKDYINTLGGNLTKSIDQMIDDYIDMIIKEANESVGHCAPLSYIYYRGVDLICHRIVDPINGFWVGILLCALLFLPILFVAHRLMCLYKKIYPYLATVGAAGVVEGGVPKKRRKAYERRREQQDYFEDASPSVSRGNRSGGDRGGGGGDGAPGSSSMRYNDMAPTHWDHEPPRYHNPPAAPPSSEYERPPPYYYPGASEQD, via the exons ATGCAGTCAACCATGGGCGAAGTAGCTGCCACGGTCGAGCCTCTGGCCGCGGTCAAGTCGAAGTCCATGCGATCCCGGAAGAGACGGCAGCGTCGTAGGCGACAGATAGCCTATCTGGCCATATGTGGATTAAGTGTAGCCATATTCGGCTTCGCATTGGCCACGCTGATCAGGCCCACAACCGCCCAGGCTGATGCAGATCCCGGGAGCTGGCGCAAGGGATATGTGGGCCATGGCACCACGCACGAACAGCTTGGCCAGCCCCATTGGCCACCAGTCGAGTACACCGTATACCGGCCGACGACCAACTACACAAAGGCACCACCACCTCCCACGTCGGCTATGAAccccattttcaattttacaCACTTTCTATATGACAAGGTTCTTTATAGGGATGAACCTATTCCGGAGG GTTACATTGTGGTAAAGAATTCGGACACTTTGAGCTTGGGTCCCAAggtggaggagaacgactggcggGATCTATTGGCCCATTATTGGATGGTTCTCATCTGGGTTTTTATTCTCGTGGTGCTCATTATAGTCATACCGTTCATTGC CGTTTGCTATTGCTGTTTCTGTTGCTGCCGACGATGTCGACAGGGATGTCCTCCGTGCACGAGCAAACAGGATGCTCAGCGGCGCTTCTGTTGTGGCATCTGTCTGTTGATCCTCATCATCGGACTGAT CTTTGGCATCATTATCGCCTTTGTGACCAACAAAATGATTGACAGCGGCTTTGCCGAGACATCCGAGACAATGAAGCGCGGCAGCGAGGACACTTGCACTTATCTGAAGGATGTAGCCGATCACGTTTACCATCTGATGATGTACAACTACGAAGAGATGGAGACTCATGTGCTTGATCAATTAACCC ACGCTCACCGGCACATATTTTTGGATCTCTCCGACACATCGGAGAGTAATTCCTTGGCAGAAATGGAGCGGGTTTTGGAGAACATGCCCGAGGCTCTGGAGCTGATGAGGCAAGTGGAGAAGATGGAGAAGGATCTGCGCTTCTATGGCTCCCAATTAAGAGATG GCGTCCGTGGCATTAAACGAGATGTCAACTTCGCAGTAGCCAATCTCTGTCAATTGCAGATGTGCCAGAAGTTCCTGATTAGCAGCAATATCGAACATATTGATTCCTCGCAGTGCCTGCACTTCGACAAC CTCCCGAACACCAAAGAATTTGTAGAGGGAATGGAGAATATAGTTGCAAATGAGTATTACGCTATACCTCAACGGGGACTCTCGCGTCTGAAAAAGGTTAGCGACAAGGTGAAGACGCAACTGTCTTTCGTGGTACCTCCCATGATGCGGGACTTAACGAAGGGCAGGACGATCTTCCGAGAACAGGCGACTAGTGTTCGCAACATTGTGGAGGGAGTACTAAGTGATATCCATTTAAAAACTCTGCACTCGACCAAGTCATTTGAGGACGTCTACGAGCGGTTTGGCCATGATAGAAACGTTGTCAGCCTGATTGTGTGCTTGCTTATCCTTCTG gtactttttattttgatCTTTGCCCTACTGTGCGGTTGCTTTGGGCGCCGACGAACTGGATATGGTGATGAATGCTGCAGCAAGTCCACCGGAGCCACCTGCCTGCTTCT AGCCATACTGCTGATATTCTGCGTTTTCTCCTTCATCGCACTGGTTGGACTTTTCTACTTTATGCTGGGCATGGTAACCTACCAGGGTGCCTGTGCACCACTGAGAGATCAGGAGAACAACACATTGTTCCGGCAACTGGACGCGTCTATAGATCTGAATCACTATTTGCCGCCATCTGAAACTAACAAGGAAGCGGTGCAACCACTAAAAATGTCGAGTGCAATCAGGGCTTGCCACGCCAATCAGACCATTTTCGAGATGATGCGTCAGCATAACATATATGACATTAATGATCTGTCGCGCATAAAGGTGATGTCACACTCACAGGACAATACAGATTCGATCAAGGTCTTCGACGAGGATTTGTCCACCGTGGTACTCCTGACGAAGGAAGAACGTGACGAGTTAAACACAGCGGGCGAGAGCAAGCTTGCGAAGTACCATAGCTCCCTGTACATGCCAAGTCTGTGCACCCAGTTCACGCCCATGAACCTGAACGCCCTGTCCGAGCAGCTGTACAAGCTATCCAACGATCTGGAGTATCCGGCATACGGGTGGGCCAAGGTGTCATTCTGGAATGAGGGCCTCAACACCAAGGCCTTCTATCGCAATTTCGTACCGAAGCTTACGAGCATCGTAGAGAAGATGAAGGCCAATCTAAAGAAGATCGACGAGTTAATTTCGTACGAGAACCACGACTTTACCAATACAATCAAAATTCTCACTGCCACGGCCGTCAACTCTGAACAGTTCATCCAAACGCGCGGCAAGGACTACATCAACACCCTAGGAGGCAATCTGACGAAGTCCATTGACCAGATGATAGACGACTACATAGATATGATTATAAAGGAAGCCAACGAAAGTGTGGGTCATTGTGCACCCCTGTCGTACATATATTATCGTGGAGTCGATTTGATTTGCCACCGTATCGTGGATCCCATT AATGGATTCTGGGTAGGCATACTGCTGTGCGCCCTGCTCTTCCTGCCCATCCTCTTCGTGGCCCACCGCCTGATGTGCCTCTACAAGAAAATCTATCCTTACCTGGCTACCGTAGGAGCCGCTGGAGTGGTCGAGGGCGG CGTTCCCAAGAAGCGTCGCAAGGCCTACGAGCGGCGACGTGAGCAGCAGGATTACTTCGAGGACGCCTCGCCCAGCGTTTCGCGGGGCAACCGGTCTGGCGGAGACCGTGGTGGCGGCGGAGGCGATGGAGCTcctggcagcagcagcatgcgTTACAACGACATGGCGCCAAC GCACTGGGACCACGAGCCACCACGATACCACAATCCCCCAGCTGCGCCGCCATCCTCGGAGTACGAGCGTCCGCCGCCCTACTACTATCCGGGTGCCTCCGAGCAGGATTAG